The window TAAGTTACGTGTCACAAATAAATGAGCACAAACAGAATATAAATTCATAAGAACCCACCAGAAAAAATATTCGTCATTCATAGTAATGATAGTTAGTAACAGCACTCCAACTCACTCACAACATTACCCTTCCCCATAAGGCCCAAAAACAAAAAAGGGCGGTGTTCACAAAAGGAAACCGCCCTTTAATATTACGTTTTAATCAACTTACCGCTCTTGTTCTAACAAACGAAGATAAGCGTTTCTCATTCGCTGTTGGTAGGTATTAAAGTACGCCGGTGTTAGCCTAGAACGGTTAAGATACTCTCGTTCCAAACTGTGTTGTAACTCAAGAGACTGACCCAGCCCGGTGTTGATGTTGTTGTGAGAATCATTGATTCGAGTTTGTACCGTCAGTTCATACTGGTCGATACCCCTGACTTGTAAGTACCCCGGCTTCATATCTCGCCATGGCGTCAACGGTAAAGAGACGCCAAGAGTCAGAAACTCTTCATCTTCACTGTTTAAGTATTTCGCGAAGAATTTAGCATCACCGAGCCAATGCGTTGTGGTGATATCATAACCTTGATCCCCACGCCAGTACTCTCCACCTCGCAAGCTTAGCTGCCAGTTCCAATCAGGTCTTGAATAGGTATAGTTAGCTAAACGAGTGGCTTTGTCTTCAATTTCACGACCGCGTGAGTCAACGTCATCCTTATAGGTGAATTCGCTGATCTGAAAACCAATGCCGTGATGTCCCTCAGGTGAGTTCCACTGGGTTTCATTCATTCCTCCAAGGTACCCACCATAGACATAACCTGCCGAAAACTGAGTCATGATATCGATAGGTAGACGAAAAGCCTGGTGAACAAGAACACGGTTAATCTCATTTTCTAAGCTTTGCTCTTCCCAGTATCCACCGTCCTGATAATCATCGCTGTCATCAAGCGGTAATACATGCCGGATATCAAATGCTGCACCTTGCCACAGTGGTGTATACAGATTGGAACTAAGACCGACTGAATAGTCAAAAACACCATATTCCGTGGCAACGTTGTAATTCATAACTGGCGAAAAAATAAGCTGCGAACGTCCAGCTCCACCGTTAATATGCTGATGGATCCACTGAGTCTGTTTCCGATATTCATTCAAGTGCTGTGAGGAAAACGACGTCTGTTTACATAACTCGCCTGTCGCCAAAAAGTCTTGATAGCAGTCTAGCGTGGTGGAAACTCGCATTACTGGTATATTGTTATTCAGCAGCAGCAAGTTGATCACTGGAGCATAATCACTACCAACAATATCGGTAAGTGTATCATGGCTTAGGTTTGTAGCTATTAGGCCTAGAGCCACACCAACACCGTCAACTTCATTGTGGTTGTAACGACGGTTCTCGAGGGCAATGACCAATTGGTTAAGATGAGTACCCGTTTGAATATTGATAAAGCCTTCATTCTTGAGCGCTTGCTGCAAAGATGTCCGACTTGTCGACTTGCTAGCAGCCAACTGTGAGGCAAGACGCTGCTCGGTACTTTCTAGTTCTGGCTGTTTTAATTGCTTGCGGCTATTGCTGCTATATCCAACCAATGGAATGTCTGTATTGATCCCCCATAGCGTCTGATCACTATTCTCGTGACCACTGTAAAGCTCTACATGGGCAGAAGTCTGAATACCATAGGGTAAAAAGCCCTCAGGGGTAAACACTTTCGCCGTAACATTGAGTTCGCTGGCATCGTATTCGCCAACCAGTTGGGCAAAAGGAAGCGGTTGCCACTCAACCCCACCAAAAGGCCCGTCCATAATCCCAAGGCTAAGATCTGACTTGCCAAAACCTGAACTAACACGCAATCCGTAATCTTCGAAGGTTTTGTCTGCGACGACATACGCCGCTCTAAAGGTACTGGCAGCACCGCCAACATCTTGAGCCCCCACGGCTAGCTGGATGCCAGTTAAGTCATAGACATATGGCACTTGGACTTTTACAGATGCAGATAGGTCTCGAATATCACCACAGTCGGAGTCAAAGTAGAGATTACAATCATAAGTTTGAGTAACAATTCTCCCCCCAGCTTCGACACCGGGCAGAACGCCAGCACCAAGAAACCAGTCATCAAGTTGAGCGATAGTTCCCTTATAAGGCACTCCTTGACTGAAAGAAAGATGAAAGTCTCCAGTATCAATCACCTGAGCATTCGGGGTGAACCCCAACCCAGTGAAGCTCTGATAAGAAGATAGATTATCGGGTGAAGCAAGAGTAGTACAGGGGGCAAGGAGCAAAACTGTTCGTATACAGTTTTGTAATGAAAAATTAGGTCTGAACATGTGATACATCCATTTATAAAAAATCACCCAAAGCGTGCGCTATGGGTGACTAATCTTTTAGCTATGATAAGGAAGGAGAAAGCTATTAAGCGCCACCGCCGCCTTCACTACCACCACCACCTGTACCACCTGTACCACCTGTACCACCTGTAGGTGGCGTCTCAGGCTCAGGGACGGGCTCCGCTGGCTTACCTGTTGCTATATCTTCAATAATTTTATCAAAGATTGGATTATCCATATCTACATCTTCGTCTTGTACTGCATCAGCAATTGTGTTGAATACAGTCTCATCTTCCAGAGCTCCAGAAAGTTCGACATAGATTTCATCACCATCGTTATTGGTCGGATAGTTTGGATGTTCCTTCAGAACAACCTGACTTACTCTTTTCGTCACAGTGGTAAGCTGCTCAACAGTAACATCTGAATTATCACCTTGAGCGGCAAGTGTGTCAGAAAGTACGACTGTAGTAACCATAATTTCTGAGTAAATGGTTGGATTTGATTCTTTTAGATCACCCAATACAGTTTCAGGATCAGTGAGCAGCTCAAGAACATCAATTCCCGCGCCTTTGTTGTTTAAGTCATCAACATCGATACCCAGGTTTTTCAAAGTCGCCTTAGCAACTTCTTCAGAATATTCGTCATCACCCAGCGCTTTGGCAATAATTGTCGTAAATGGCGTTGCCGCTGCTTCTTGACCCTCTTGGAGCAAGCCTTTTGGCACACTGTAGCTTACGTTCGACATGTCTTTACCGTTAGAGGTATCCACGGCACCTGGTGTTTTATTGAAGGTTACAGAACAAGTTTCAGGGCTAGTTGCGAACGTTTCATCTTCAATGGTGATAAAACCATCGTAGTCAGTAGTCCCGTTGATAGCGCCGCCTGAGCCATCAGTACAATCAAACTGACCAGTCATACCTTGAACAGCACCATCGAATGCACGTACATCCTGAGAAAACGATACAGTATCAGTGCTACTATCATTACAGCCGACTAAAATTATGGAGCCAACCGCGATTGCTAATAGTGAAAATTTCACTTGAATCTCCTTTTTTTTTGCAAGTGAGGGTATACCAATAAAGGGCCGCGATAATAGTTTCTATTATTTTTTAACCTTGATTAATATAACAATTTTAGCTTTCGACCAATAATATAAGAAATACCTATTAATGTAAAAAACTGTTTGCATCAAGCCGACAGATAAATTACTCAAAATTGACAAGAGTTGCTTATCAATTAGATAAAGCTAATCTTGGCAGTGCAAACTGCTATCATGCAGTAGAGGTATAAAAATTGGCAACAAAAACGGTAATATCTATATTATTCAGTGATATTGCTCTAAAAACAGCACTGCTTACTTAGATTAACAACATCAACCGACACCGACTTAAGTAACCACTCTAAAAATAAAGTCCAATATTGGTGCAACAGATAGTTTAGGTTCTCAATCAATCTATATGTATCTTCAAATCCCACATTTAAAAAAACCTTAATTATCTGGCCCATCTCACTTTCAAACATATACTGCGAGTCAGCTCTCAAATGAGGCTAAAAAGAAGAAGTCAAAAGTCGTTCCAACAAAAAGAGACCAGCGTTAGATTACTCATCCTTTTCTTCAGTTCGCTTATCAACATATGGCCAATAATGGTGACCAACGCGAATGAGCAGTGTCGCCGCCGCAAGAATCAGGGCCGCAAGAGATAGCCAAACAACGGGAACCGCATCCAACTCTTTCATACCCAGAGTGATGTAACGAGCAATCGCCATCATCGCGATATAGATGGGGTAACGAACCGGAATTTTCCCGTTCATCACAAATTGTCGCACCATAGCCAACACTTCGAGATATATAAACATCAATAAGATGTCGGTCAGTAAAACACGTTTTGCAACAAACACATGGATGAACTCCTCCGCCATGGCGTATAAGGTTGCCAAGGTTATGGCGACTAATAATATCGCCTCAAAGAAGTGGAAGATTTTTAAGAACGGTCGGCTGAATGATTTCGGTAAATCTGACGCCATAGTCAATTATCCAAACAAAACCAAAGAGATAAGCCTGAGTGTAGCATGTAAGCGCAAAAAGCATACAAAGAAAAACGCCCCGGCTATTTGGCGGAGCGTTGTTTTTTTACACTGGCAGTGGCACGGCTTACGCCACTCGCTGCTTTTTTTCAGCCAAACGCTTTTTCTTCCTGAATTTCGGGTGCGTGATTGGGATAGCAGAAAGCAGTTTCTTGGTGTATTCGTTTTGTGGGTTGGCGTAGATCTCTTTGGCTCTGCCCGCTTCTACCACCTTCCCAAAGTACATCACCGCGACTTTATCTGACACATGCTTCACCACAGATAAGTCATGCGAGATAAAGATGATCGCCAGATTCATCTCCTGCTGTAGTTGTAACAACAGATTGAGGATCTGCGCCTGAACGGAGACGTCCAGTGCCGAAACCGACTCATCACAAATCAGGAGTTTTGGTTTTAACGCAATCGCGCGAGCAATACCAATCCGCTGACGTTGACCACCAGAAAATTCATGTGGATAACGGTTTACCGCGGTTTCCGGCAAACCGACTTTGACCAATAGCTCTTTCACCCACTGCTTACGTTCAGCAGGCGTACCAACTTTATGAATCACAAACGGCTCTTCCAGAATCATACCGATAGTATGACGCTGGTTGAGAGATTCCATTGGGTCCTGAAAAACAATCTGCATGTCTTTTCGCAGAGAGCGCATCTCTCTTACCGACAACTTGGTGATATCTTTACCTTCAAAAAAGATTTTGCCTTCCGTAGGTTCGTATAGCTTTAATATCGTGCGGCCTAAGGTACTTTTGCCACAACCTGATTCTCCTACCAGACCCAGCGTTTCCCCCTCACCGACAGACAGAGAAACCCCATCTACCGCTTTAATGGTGTAGCCTTTCTTAAACAGCCCTTTACCAGATACAAAGTGCTGCTTAAGATTTTCAATTCTTAATACTTCTTTTGTCATAACATCCTCTTTTATGACTCACTTACTTTGCACCAGTTAGCTTGCAAACATACTCGCATCAATTGGTTTGATGTCTATCATCTGCTTAGGTTCATTATCTAAGCTTGGCATCAAGCCCATCAAACGCTCTGTGTATGGGTGCTGCGGGTTATCAAACAGTTCAAAAATCTCTGCTTTCTCAACAATACGCCCGCCATACATCACTGCCACGTCATCACAGACTTCTGCCACCACGCCAAGGTCGTGGGTAATGAAGATCATCGCCATGCCAGTCTCTTCCTGAAGCTCATTCATTAGTTCAAGGATAGACGCCTGTACGGTTACATCCAATGCCGTCGTTGGTTCATCACAGATTAGGATGTCTGGTTTACAGGCCAGTGCCATTGCGATCATCACACGCTGACGCATACCACCAGACAGGTTGTGCGGATACTCATTGAGACGCTTTTCTGGCATTGGGATTTTTACTTTATCCAGCATTTCAATCGCATAGGTCTCGCGGGATTTCTTATCCAATTCCGGACGGTGCAACTCGAGCACTTCACAAATCTGACGGCCGATCGTGTGAACGGGGTTCAACGCGGTCATTGGATCCTGAAAAATGATCGAAATATGGTTACCACGCATCGCATACATTTGGTCTGCTGGCAGTTCCACCAGATTGGTTCCGCGGTAATTCACTTCACCCTTAACAATATTGCCGTATGGCTTCGGTAGCAGACCCATAATGGCCATTGAGGTGACACTTTTGCCACTGCCCGACTCACCTACCAAGCCCAGTGTACGTCCGGCTCGAACATCAAAGTTAACGCCGTGCAGTACTTTTACCGGACCATCATCCGTTGTGAATTCTACTTCGAGGTCTTTAACACTTAAGATTACATCGTTTTCCATAACACCTCCCTACGGCTTATTCCCTACAGCTTATAGGTGTCGTCAATTTCAACTACAGGTTCGAATGCCTTACCTGATTTCATCGCTTGTTGAGTTTCTTTTTTTACATCACTGTCAATCCAGTATGTGCCATCGCCAATAACGCCATCACTGTAAAGAGCTTCTGTCATACGGTTCATCGGTTTTTCTGGTAACTTGAGCCAGCGCCAGTGACCGTAGCGAACGTAAGGCACCATATAGCCAGAAATGATCACGTGCGCATCGATAATATCACGCTGAATTTCGTGTCCGAGCTTAACCTTTTTATCCATATCTAAGTTGAAACGGTACTCCATGATTTTTTCATCCAACTCAGGTGTGCTGTAGTTGGTGAAGGAGTTCGTTTGTGGTTTATTGGCATTCACCGAATGGAAGTATTCCCAATACGTCGGAATCTCTGAGGTGCTCATGGTTAAGAACGCAAGATCGTGTTTTTTCTCGCGCACATATTTGAACATCGAAGAACCATCAACCAGCTTCAGTTCAATGTCCAACCCAGCCAATTTAGCCTGTTCTTTCAGATAAGCAATACGCGGAGTATGCACAGGTGTTCCGTAGGTCAACTCAAAACTCAGACGCTGACCTTGAGAATTAACACGGATACCGTCTGCACCAACTTTGTCAAAACCTGCCGCTTCAAATGCAGCAATGGCTTTATCCACATCAAGGGCTGGGGCTTTTACATCCGGCAGCGAGTATTTGCCATGACCAAACCCCATTGGGTTCGGCTTACGTGAGTAGTCACCGCGCAAGACATTTTCAATCATGCCATCGAAATCTGTTGCGTAGGTGACACCTTTACGTACATTAAGATCATTTAATAGCGGTTGCGCTGAGTTTATCCAGATACCACCAGCACCAACAGGGTATTGGTTGTAACCCCAAAACTTTTCAATATAGCCCTTCTGATACGGTTCCGAGTTAGATTTGTCATGCCACAAACTCGGTAGTATTAAAGCAAAAGCGTCGAGGTTGCCCTTCTCAAAGTGCTTCATCGCGATGTCATTATCACGAATAACCGTGATACGAATCTTGTCGACGTTATAGCGGTTTTGATAATACTTATTACTGTAGCCCCACCAGTCTTTACCGACATGTTTGAAGGTAACGCTTTTGCCTTTCTTGATATCGTCTAGGTAGTACGCGCTCGTGGTTGGCTCACTCTTAAAATTGTAATAGCGAACAAAATTATCGTGGATGCCATCGCCATTTTCATCTTTAGCTGGGTTAGCATAGAAGTGTGCTGGACGCGGGCGCAACGCTCCCATTCTCAACATCAGCTCTTCTGGGTTGAACTCTTTGGCCGCCACGACGGAGAAAGTGTGATCATCGTATTTAACAACGTCTGCCACCGTTTTGTTGTAGTAATCGTTGTACCACGGTTCCAGAATATCTTTTGAACGGTAGAACTTGAGCATAAAGACAAAATCGTCTGCGGTCACTGGCTTGCCATCCGACCATTTCGCTGCTGGGTTGAGTCTAAAGTAAACTGTCTTATTATCCCCAGCCAACGCCCATTCATTTGCCAGCTCAGGAATGAATTCAAGAGTATCAGGGTGACGTACAACCAGACCTGGGGTGTCATCCAACAAGAAAGCACGCAGCCCCGCATTCGCATCTGGCCCTACACTGCGTAGCGTCTGCGGAAAACTCGACATGTAGGTGCGATAAGTACCACCACGCTTGGCTTCAGGAGAACCATATTGCGGCTCATCCCAGTTAGTCTGCCACTCTAAGTCCGTCGGGAGCGTCGCGGACATCGCAGCGAAACTCAGGGCGCTCAACGTAGACGCTAAAAGTAATCTATTCATAAAACTTCCCTTTTTTATGTTTTGTGCACTCACTTAAACATAGCGTGTGAATTTTTTCGGGTCGAAAGCCGCTCGGATCGCTTCACCGATGAAGGTGACCATTACCAGTACCAATACAATTGAAGTCACTACTGACGACACAATCCATGGCGAGTCTAAATTCGACTTACCTTGTTGCAGTAGTTCACCCCAACTCGGTGTTGGTGGCATCAGACCTAAGCCTAAATAATCTAGCGCGGTGAGTGCGGTAATGTTGGCCGCAATAGTAAATGGTGCCAGTGTTACAATCATAACCATGGTATTAGGCAGAATATGATTAAACAGAATTCGACCCGTTGACGCACCTAACGCACGTGCTGCCATGACGTATTCACGAGCCGCTTCCTTATAGGTCATGGTCCGCATATACCAGGTCATGCCCATCCAAGTGAAGAGCACGTTGATAGCCACGAAAAGCGTAAAGGTGGGCTGAACGATGGAAACCAGAATCATAATGACGTAAAGGAACGGTACCATCGACCACACTTCTATCAATCGCTGGACGAACAGGTCGAACTTGCCGCCCCAGAAGCCCATCGCACAACCTACTGCGGTACCAATGGCGTACGAGATAGCCATGGTCAATAAAGCAAACCCCATCGCGGTTCTAAAGCCGTAAACCAGTCGAGCTAAAATATCCCGACCAATAACGTCAGTACCCAGATAGTGCTTATTCTCGGCGCTCGGCGCTGTTGGCGGGAAATCACCACTAAAGTCCTGCTCGTACGGGTTCCAAGGTACGATGGGTAAAATCACAAAATTATCCCCACCTTGCTCGTCAAACTCTTTTTGCAGAACACGATAATCCGCTTCACTCGCTGAATTTTGGCCGAAATCACTGCCTAAGCGCACATCACTGACAACAGGAAAATAGAAACTGCCGTCGTATTTAACCACCAACGCTTTACTGTTGATCAGCAATTCAGCGAAGAGCGATAAGATCAACATGATCGATAACACCACAAACGACCAGTAACCACGTTTGATCTCTTTAAAATTACGAATTTTCTTTTGAGTTAATGGACTGACTGTAATCATGTTACGCTCCAAACTTCACACGTGGGTCGACTAAAGCAACACAGATATCTGAAACAATGTTACCGATCAGCAGCAATATCGCGTTGATGGCAACAATACCCATGACCACAGGATAATCACGCTCCATGATGGACTCGTAGCCCAGCAGACCAATGCCATCGATGTTAAAGATAACTTCGATCAGGAAGGCCCCCGTCATAAAGAACAGTAAAGAGTTACCGAAATGGCTCGCAATCGGAATTAGACTGTTACGCAAAGCGTGTCTGCGAACCGCTTTCTTGAAAGGCAAACCTTTTGCAATGGCAGTACGAATGTAATCTGACGACAGGTTTTCCATCAGATTGTTTTTCATCGTCATCGTCAGCGTGGCAAAGTCACCAATCAGATAACAAATCAACGGCAATACCGCGTGCCACATGATGTCTTTTGCTTGTTCAAAGAAGGTTTCATAGTCATCAAAGTCATCGCCGACGAAACCTCCCATCGGGAACCACTCGAGGTGATAACTGAACAAGGTAATGAGCAGCACCCCCACCACATAACCAGGTAAAGCATAGCCAACAAAGATCAATATCGAGGAGGCAGAATCAAACACAGAGCCATGCTTGAGCGCCTTGTAATAACCAAGAGGAATAGAAATAAAGTAACTGATAAAGAACGTCATCCCACCGTAAAACAGCGAAACGGGAAGACGCTCTGCGATCATGTCAGATACTGGTTCGTAGTAACGGGTTGACTCACCTAAATCCAAGGTGACCAAGCGACTTAACCACTCGACATACGCTTCTATCACCGGCTTG is drawn from uncultured Vibrio sp. and contains these coding sequences:
- a CDS encoding YjbH domain-containing protein, with the translated sequence MFRPNFSLQNCIRTVLLLAPCTTLASPDNLSSYQSFTGLGFTPNAQVIDTGDFHLSFSQGVPYKGTIAQLDDWFLGAGVLPGVEAGGRIVTQTYDCNLYFDSDCGDIRDLSASVKVQVPYVYDLTGIQLAVGAQDVGGAASTFRAAYVVADKTFEDYGLRVSSGFGKSDLSLGIMDGPFGGVEWQPLPFAQLVGEYDASELNVTAKVFTPEGFLPYGIQTSAHVELYSGHENSDQTLWGINTDIPLVGYSSNSRKQLKQPELESTEQRLASQLAASKSTSRTSLQQALKNEGFINIQTGTHLNQLVIALENRRYNHNEVDGVGVALGLIATNLSHDTLTDIVGSDYAPVINLLLLNNNIPVMRVSTTLDCYQDFLATGELCKQTSFSSQHLNEYRKQTQWIHQHINGGAGRSQLIFSPVMNYNVATEYGVFDYSVGLSSNLYTPLWQGAAFDIRHVLPLDDSDDYQDGGYWEEQSLENEINRVLVHQAFRLPIDIMTQFSAGYVYGGYLGGMNETQWNSPEGHHGIGFQISEFTYKDDVDSRGREIEDKATRLANYTYSRPDWNWQLSLRGGEYWRGDQGYDITTTHWLGDAKFFAKYLNSEDEEFLTLGVSLPLTPWRDMKPGYLQVRGIDQYELTVQTRINDSHNNINTGLGQSLELQHSLEREYLNRSRLTPAYFNTYQQRMRNAYLRLLEQER
- a CDS encoding phosphate-starvation-inducible PsiE family protein translates to MASDLPKSFSRPFLKIFHFFEAILLVAITLATLYAMAEEFIHVFVAKRVLLTDILLMFIYLEVLAMVRQFVMNGKIPVRYPIYIAMMAIARYITLGMKELDAVPVVWLSLAALILAAATLLIRVGHHYWPYVDKRTEEKDE
- a CDS encoding excinuclease ATPase subunit, producing MKFSLLAIAVGSIILVGCNDSSTDTVSFSQDVRAFDGAVQGMTGQFDCTDGSGGAINGTTDYDGFITIEDETFATSPETCSVTFNKTPGAVDTSNGKDMSNVSYSVPKGLLQEGQEAAATPFTTIIAKALGDDEYSEEVAKATLKNLGIDVDDLNNKGAGIDVLELLTDPETVLGDLKESNPTIYSEIMVTTVVLSDTLAAQGDNSDVTVEQLTTVTKRVSQVVLKEHPNYPTNNDGDEIYVELSGALEDETVFNTIADAVQDEDVDMDNPIFDKIIEDIATGKPAEPVPEPETPPTGGTGGTGGTGGGGSEGGGGA
- a CDS encoding extracellular solute-binding protein, with the translated sequence MNRLLLASTLSALSFAAMSATLPTDLEWQTNWDEPQYGSPEAKRGGTYRTYMSSFPQTLRSVGPDANAGLRAFLLDDTPGLVVRHPDTLEFIPELANEWALAGDNKTVYFRLNPAAKWSDGKPVTADDFVFMLKFYRSKDILEPWYNDYYNKTVADVVKYDDHTFSVVAAKEFNPEELMLRMGALRPRPAHFYANPAKDENGDGIHDNFVRYYNFKSEPTTSAYYLDDIKKGKSVTFKHVGKDWWGYSNKYYQNRYNVDKIRITVIRDNDIAMKHFEKGNLDAFALILPSLWHDKSNSEPYQKGYIEKFWGYNQYPVGAGGIWINSAQPLLNDLNVRKGVTYATDFDGMIENVLRGDYSRKPNPMGFGHGKYSLPDVKAPALDVDKAIAAFEAAGFDKVGADGIRVNSQGQRLSFELTYGTPVHTPRIAYLKEQAKLAGLDIELKLVDGSSMFKYVREKKHDLAFLTMSTSEIPTYWEYFHSVNANKPQTNSFTNYSTPELDEKIMEYRFNLDMDKKVKLGHEIQRDIIDAHVIISGYMVPYVRYGHWRWLKLPEKPMNRMTEALYSDGVIGDGTYWIDSDVKKETQQAMKSGKAFEPVVEIDDTYKL
- a CDS encoding ABC transporter permease subunit, giving the protein MLSYFLRRLALVIPTFLGITILIFAITRFVPGGPVERMLSQMQSQGDGAAAMTSAGGNTALSDDQIAELNAFYGLDKPVIEAYVEWLSRLVTLDLGESTRYYEPVSDMIAERLPVSLFYGGMTFFISYFISIPLGYYKALKHGSVFDSASSILIFVGYALPGYVVGVLLITLFSYHLEWFPMGGFVGDDFDDYETFFEQAKDIMWHAVLPLICYLIGDFATLTMTMKNNLMENLSSDYIRTAIAKGLPFKKAVRRHALRNSLIPIASHFGNSLLFFMTGAFLIEVIFNIDGIGLLGYESIMERDYPVVMGIVAINAILLLIGNIVSDICVALVDPRVKFGA
- a CDS encoding ABC transporter permease subunit codes for the protein MITVSPLTQKKIRNFKEIKRGYWSFVVLSIMLILSLFAELLINSKALVVKYDGSFYFPVVSDVRLGSDFGQNSASEADYRVLQKEFDEQGGDNFVILPIVPWNPYEQDFSGDFPPTAPSAENKHYLGTDVIGRDILARLVYGFRTAMGFALLTMAISYAIGTAVGCAMGFWGGKFDLFVQRLIEVWSMVPFLYVIMILVSIVQPTFTLFVAINVLFTWMGMTWYMRTMTYKEAAREYVMAARALGASTGRILFNHILPNTMVMIVTLAPFTIAANITALTALDYLGLGLMPPTPSWGELLQQGKSNLDSPWIVSSVVTSIVLVLVMVTFIGEAIRAAFDPKKFTRYV
- a CDS encoding ATP-binding cassette domain-containing protein, producing the protein MTKEVLRIENLKQHFVSGKGLFKKGYTIKAVDGVSLSVGEGETLGLVGESGCGKSTLGRTILKLYEPTEGKIFFEGKDITKLSVREMRSLRKDMQIVFQDPMESLNQRHTIGMILEEPFVIHKVGTPAERKQWVKELLVKVGLPETAVNRYPHEFSGGQRQRIGIARAIALKPKLLICDESVSALDVSVQAQILNLLLQLQQEMNLAIIFISHDLSVVKHVSDKVAVMYFGKVVEAGRAKEIYANPQNEYTKKLLSAIPITHPKFRKKKRLAEKKQRVA
- a CDS encoding ABC transporter ATP-binding protein, which produces MENDVILSVKDLEVEFTTDDGPVKVLHGVNFDVRAGRTLGLVGESGSGKSVTSMAIMGLLPKPYGNIVKGEVNYRGTNLVELPADQMYAMRGNHISIIFQDPMTALNPVHTIGRQICEVLELHRPELDKKSRETYAIEMLDKVKIPMPEKRLNEYPHNLSGGMRQRVMIAMALACKPDILICDEPTTALDVTVQASILELMNELQEETGMAMIFITHDLGVVAEVCDDVAVMYGGRIVEKAEIFELFDNPQHPYTERLMGLMPSLDNEPKQMIDIKPIDASMFAS